A region of the Brienomyrus brachyistius isolate T26 chromosome 10, BBRACH_0.4, whole genome shotgun sequence genome:
TCTGTGTCATGACTGTCAGGAAATCATTGAAGTCGATTTTCCCAGTGCCGTCCTTATCGACTTCACTGACCATCCGCTTTATCTCCTCTTTTTTTGGCTCAAATCCCAACGCTCTCATGGCCACCTGTCACAAAGAAGGGAACCAGATGCCtgaaatctgtccatcctcaaTTATGAAATTCATTGTGACTTATAATTAAACTTGTCTAGCTTAATTGCATGGAACATACAGCTTCATCCCATATATATGAGCTGTTGAGTTTCTCCTGTTTGGTCATGTGATAACACTGCATGTCATCCTACACGTTTAGCAGAATTGCTTACATGTATGTGCAGTAGATGCATGCAACATTAGTAAACAACTGAACAGACACCATGGTGAATGAACCTTCAGTTCCTTGACATCGATATGTCCCGAGCCCTCGGTGTCGAACAGCTCGAAGGCCTCCCTGATCTCCTGCTTCAGCTCCTCCGTCAGCTCCAGCTTCAGAGCAGCCTTCTTCCGGGGTGCCATGGCTCCTAGGGAGGGCTTCTTAGCGCTGGTAGCCTGGGCAGGCAAAATGATCCGCGTCTTACTTATGACTGCATAATGGTGTTTTAATACTGGATGTGAGCAATTCATACTGGAGATGAAGAAATGCCAGCTTTTCTTTGACTTGTACtaattttgtgtttttaatggtttaAAACGATTCCGTGCAGTTAACgtacatgcaaaaataaacGCAACGTTGTCATCATTTAAACCACACGCAATTGTAATATTTGTGGTAGGTTTTTTACGACTTCGATCTGCCTAATCCTATCTGCGTTAACATACTACatataatttaaaatattttgctcCATATTCTGATGACAGAACACATTCAAAGCAATAacgatataaaaacattttctcaaaaaatTTGATGACTAATATCTGTCCATTATAAACTACACAATAATTATGATGGACTGTCAATGAAAACGATTGTAATTTGCGAACAacgaaaaaaatctgaaaatgtaAGTGCAGAAAACTGATGAACGATGATGTGATACCTTCTTGATTTAATAACATACTGCTTACCATGTTCGGCAGCGAGGCAGCAATcgcaaaacacaaaaatgctAGCTGCGTTCACGCAAAACATTCACTGAGTAACGCAGTAAGGCTCTTTCTGCGCTTGGACAGAAATCACGCTCCACCGTGACATATGGCGGTCTGTCACTAGACTGTGACCAGCATCATGACGCACATTTTATTGGTTATGGGGAAACATTTCACATTCTTATTGGTTAACAGTTAATGTGAAATATTCAAGAATCGCAGTAGGTTATGGGCGAAAAATATTCTCGTACGGTATGTTATTGGATACTGGCATCTCCTGTATTTAGTAATCTTTTATATGTCAGACGAGTTGCACTCGGTTACAGAAAACGCATCAATTCTGCGCAGTGGACACGTGATACAGAGCGCGGCTTTTGATTTGTCGATTTCTTTCGCGTGGGTGTAGTTTCAGACACCAGCCCGAGCGATTTCAAAAACGTCAGTTTGGTTGGTTCGCGTGGTCACTACGAGATTAACGCGATTGGATGGATATCTGTTTAACTCACACACTATTGGACGAGAGGTCCCCAATACAATCAGCTGATGATGGCACTACTATAGATACGTGGTTCATTCATGCGGTTTGTGCATTGTACCTAGGTGAGTTTTGGTATGGATACTTTATGTTTAAACTTTTATAGCAGtattatttttgtttgactAAGGAATGTCCTTAGCCTTTATAACGTGGTTAGGAAGGAGTATGTTTTAGGTCTATTCACTGATTGCTACGAATGTAGCATAGTTTTTAAAAGTTATGtgatgtttacagtaactgtattAGCCTTTAGTATGTGATTGTTTTGATCATTTATACTTTAGACTGCAGACTAGCTTTCTTCCTTTTGTCTTTCGGTAGTCCGAGTAATGGCCACACGGATACGGCCGGTAAGTGTACTTTGCGTTTATTCATTAGATCTACCCGTCTTTACCACGTAAAGAACATGTGCTTTGTGCGGTTGCTAAAACTGAGTGATAAgctacattttattattaatgagAGGGTTAATTCATAATTAGTTGTGCGATGTTAGGCAGACAATATAGTCGAGGCCCAGGCTactatgatttggacagtgtgaattgacacttagccatctctcgtatttgactctccctgccggcccctggaggatgggcttcccctttgagtctggtttccttgccactgttgtcGTTGTTGTACTAGTAGGGTAGTTCTTTAGTTGGATTGACATTAAGCTGTAATTTAAATGTAGTGTTTTATTAATGGAATTATGTTTTTAATATTGTTGTGATTGCCTTTTTGAATGATGGGCGTCATTGCACGGAAATAATGACATTCAAGTGTTTTAAATGAACAACATATTACAAATGGACTGggaatattcattttaatgTGCATTTCAGAGTAAATTTCACGCATGCGTGTTCATCATgcacctcctgcagtccaaaataAGTTGTGCTCGGTGCTTCTTCCTAGGTTCTATATCCTGTATTCCTTAGGTTTATGGAAGATTGATGGATGAGTGGGTGGATTTCAAAGTTAATTGCCTGTTTGTGAGATCACCACGTAAGCTTTGCAGGTGATATTAATGATAAACCAATGCTGATTTTGCATACTTGCTTGATAATGCAGTTTTTTTCCTTTAGAGCTCTAAGAGATGCACAGTCATCGGTGGATCTGGGTTTCTTGGTCGGCACCTTGTGGAGCAGCTTCTAGTCCGGGGATACATTGTGTCCGTGTTTGATATCCAGCAGTCTTATGAGCTGCCTGGGGTCACGTTTCACCTGGGGGATTTGTGTAATAAGCAGGTGAGTTTTGCACATGCAAATCCACAGTAAATGGTGCAGCTGATCTGCCTGAACAGCTGTTAGCTGGCAAGCTTCGAAGACCTGAGCTTTGGCGCTTTTCCACATTGCTGTTTCGTTGCCAGGACAAAAATAGTCCTCCTCTGtgccagtgtgaggacttctgatCGTCGTCTCCCCTTAGGCCCTGCTGCCAGCCTTGCAAGGCGTGTCGCTGGTGTTTCACTGTGCCTCCCCTTCTCCTGGCAGCGATGACCGTTCCCTCTTCCAAAGGGTTAATGTAGACGGCACTGGCACCATGCTGGAGGCCTGCCAGGAAGCAGGTGTACAGGTAGGGGGCGACAGATGGCCAAATATTGAGAAATGAGCCATATCTCTATAGTTAGCAGTTTACATGTTGTGACAAGAAACTACACCATTCAAAAGTACTCGGGCAGTAAGTACTAAGGAAAACTAGAATAAACATTATCGTTTTGCACAAATTTTTGAATGTACAGTTCAAAGCTTGATCACTGATTATTGCAAGATAGTGGACTGAAGCTGAAAACAGGACTATTTGGATGCTATcagaatgtgtatttttttgtgttttagaaAGTGGTCCTTACCAGTAGTGCCAGTGTGGTGTTTGAAGGGACAGACATCAAGGATGggaaagaagtgcttccttatgCCAAAAAGCCGATTGACTGCTACACAGAGACCAAGATTCAGCAAGAGAAGGTAACGCCCAGGTTCCCTCTTTTTTTTCCCGCTGCTTATTTTGTCAAAATGTTATGTTCCACCATGAGTTATAGGAACGTGTGCATGTTTGCTCTCCAGTGTATTTGCTTTAGTTTTGTGAATGTTGGTGGTTCGTTAACGTTTTTATCTTTTAGTGATCCAGCTGGAATACTGAGAAAGCGCATGCATTCCTCCTGAGGCATTTCAGACAATTCAGGAAATTGCACTGGAAACCAGTTCCATATCCCCTGTTTGGACATTCAGTCTGCAAGCACTCCAGAATAATATAACCAATCCTGACATTTTGTATGTTTTCACTGCCTTTCAGCTGGTGCTGCAAGCCTGTAATGAGGAGAACGGCTTCCTTACAGTGGCCATCCGCCCTCATGGCATCTTTGGCCCCCGTGACCCCCAGCTGGTCCCAATCCTGGTGGAGACGGCACGCCAGGGGAAGATGAAGTTCATTATCGGGTCAGAATTGCATGCCCTCCTTGAAGGACAGTGTTGCGGAGTCTAACCTGGGCTGCGCTGACGGGTTGCTGCCCTGCTATGTGTGTATGCAGGGATGGGAGCAACCTGGTGGACTTCACCTTTGTGGAGAACGTCGTCCATGGGCTCATATTGGCCGCTGAGCACCTGCGTCCTAAGTCTCCTCTCTGCGGCAGAGTAAGGACACTCCGGCTGCACAATGTTGGCTGCATCCCTGGCGAATGACTGACGATTGACCTTTAAACCCCTCCCCTCTCCCCAATTCAGGCCTACCATATCACCAATGATGAGCCTGTACAGTTCTGGGACTTCATGTCCCAGGTGCTAGTGGGGCTGGGCTACGACGCCCCACGCTACCACCTGCCCTATTGGCTGGTGTATGGCCTGGCGCTGCTGCTTTGGCTGTTGGCTCTGCTGCTGAGGCCCGTGGTGAGGCTGCGGCTCACATTCACCCCCATGCGTGTGGCGCTGGCTGGGACGCATCACTACTACAGCTGCACTCGCGCCAAACAGGACATGGGCTATAGGCCGCTGGTGGGCCTGCAGGAGGCCATCGTCCGCACTGTGGAGAGCTACCCACACCTGCGCCGCGGGGCCTGACTGATGTGGGGGCGGGACCTGATCAGTGTGGGGGGCCTGATCAGTGTGGGGGGCCTGACTGATGTGGGGGCGGGACTTGATCAGTGTGGGGGGCCTGACTGATGTGGGGGCGGGACCTGATCAGTGTGGGGGGCCTGATCAGTGTGGGGGGCCTGACTGATGTGGGGGCGGGACTTGATCAGTGTGGGGGGCCTGACTGATGTGGGGGTGGGACCTGAtcagtgtgggggggtgtgACTGATGTGGGGGTGGGACCTGATCAGTGTGGGGGGTGTGACTGATGTGGGGGCGGGACCTGATCAGTGTGGGGGGTGTGACTTGATCATCAGGAGGCGGGATCCAGTTTTCATACCACTGCCTTCTCTCCCGTCAAGGTGCTTGCTCATCCTTGGTGTTTTGTTTGCATACAAGGCTGTGCGCGAGCTCTTGTCGGAATTAAagacatatttttgtgtttgtgatttGTCTGAATGTTAAGATTGATGTTTGTAAGTAACGTGACCGTAACTGAAGCTGAATTTATACTCTTAACCCTCTTTCCTGCGCCCCTTCATTGTACCTTGCTGGATTAAATGATACACTGAACACAGTGCTCTTCTAAAGTCACTTaggtgtaaaataaaaaaaggtgcTTTTCCCCCACCTTCTTTCTGCTCTTTGGTAAAGTCAGTGTGGATGTTGCTCACACTCTCTACACTCCATGTTTTGTTTGAGGTTTTCCACTCATCTgatatttcttaatttttattaactTGTCCCCGTTACTCTTATTTGAAGACTTTTATTTTGTGCAACCGGGTACAATGACTTCTCGCTTTGCGAACGTAATGCGTTCATGAAATGCTTTTCATATGCTGAAATTTTGCAAAGTGGAAACATTAATCACGCAGTGCCTCAGTAAAATGATGTTTTCCTCGCATCGTGCACATTTCCATGGTCAGAAGATATTCAGTTTGCCTAATTACCCGTAGTTTGTGAGTATGGGGCCAGCGTGCAGTCTATCGTCGTATAACCTGGAATAGGCTGgaggtgaccctgaccaggtggctagaggatggatggatggataaatgaaaGCATTTGCTGATTTATGAAAGTAGAAAGTGTATTTGATATGACCTTCTGAAATATCACGCTGACATTACGGCCCTCACACTTTATACTAACGTTTTACCAattttatggatttttttttgttttgagtgTTTCTCCATAGACTAAATTTCCTGTTTCACTGACCTTTTGAAGAACATGGGAACCCCAGCCCCCACCTTTGAaatgactgcttattctttctGCTTTGTATGCCACATgcaccccgcgacccagtaggataagcggtttggaaaatggatggatggatggatggatggatggatggatgccacATACAGCACAATAAACTCCTTGGAAAGTTTTGTtgctgtgaataaaacaaaattgtGTTTCTATCCAACCACTTCCCCTTCTGCGAAGGAGACATTTCAGAAATGTATTGGTAGAAGTCAGGgatttttttattgaattttcCTTTCTTGGCATATTTACCGAAAAGATACCAGGTTTGTGGGCCTTTTGGCGTCACTACAGCCCTCCTATTGGTAGGACGTTCTGACATTGATTTTGGTTGGCCGACCCTGCCTTGCATTTCAGTCCTGGCTGACGGTTTGCTCTGCTTCGCATCGTTGACTTTGTTCACCGTTTTGCAGGAAGCGGCGTAAATCCTGTGCTGTGAAACCTGACCCTCCAACTGCCTCAGGTCTGGAGTAAGCGGCGTATTTCTGCTCTTACTCATGTTCTGCTCACCGCTCTGCCTTCTTCCTCCTCCCAGCGTCTCATGTCGTTGGACGGGGGCCGGCAGTGTCACCATGTACAGGAGGAGAGGGCGACCTTGCTTGGGAGTGCTTGTCATTCCGGTGATCGGTGTGGtgctgggggtgtgggtggcCATGCAGATGCCTAAAATTCCCCAAACAATGAGACGGTGGAGGCATTTGCAGATGGAGCGGTCAGACGGGTTTATCTGGGACCTGCGCAAGGTGGTGGCAGGGTTTGGGTGGGTGCGTTGGTTCCATGGAAAGGAACCATACTACCTGGACTGTGACTATGAATGATGGCCGTGGACCCCCGCAGCCCGGACCTGCTGCATGGTGGCATGTAAAGAGGAACCACGGGCAGAAACGGGCTTCTGCTCTCCGGGAAACCCTGGCAATGTTCCATCACAACGCTCACGCCCATTTCATGCTTAAGAAATGGATCACTGCGCTCATTGTGCAGAATTATTTATACACCATCCTGTGTCGTCTAGGGGCGGATGTTAGTGAGCCAATGTCTCTCTGGCAGGCAAGGTGCGTTCTGTTGCCATCAGCAACAGGGTTTGAGGCAGGCggacacatttttgctctgagCGGGGGGTGGGAGTTTCTGAATTATCAACCCTCCCTGGAGCATTTCCACCCCAGTTCTGTGCTGGGAGCCCTGGGACCTAATTTATTGGATTTAATTTCACTTGACTAGGTTGGCTGACTTTAACAAGCCtttatttacacacacaagCTGTGTGTCTTAATGGATGACACAGTGGAGGTGTTATAAAGTGGGGAGATCATTTGTATCAGGAATTCACAGATAATCATATCAGTTTGCACCATAATTACATCAGACATGCATATCGGGAAGCCATCAGGGTATAGTAACAGTGAACAGTGTTCAAAAGTTTCATAGTACAGAAGTGATTCTTAGTGTATTTgtatacatataaatacatCTGGGGAAGTCCAGCATGATTTCTTGCCACGTTCAGCAGGTTTGGCGCCTGCTTCGCATTTGATCTTTGTTTTTGTGACATACCTTTTAAACTTGTAAAGTACTGCTGGTCCAACGCCTGTCAGAAGAGATTCGTTGGCCAAATGTGacttaatgcccccccccatcccaagtAATGCTCAAGGAAACGATAGAAACGTGTGTAGAAGCAAACAAGCAGTCCGACACAGAAACCTCCGCCCTGTACCCTGCGTGTGTGCTGGTGCTGTGTGACCTCGCCCATTCCCAGGGTGGGGCAGAGCCTTACTgactggttgagcttgtctgcgGTGTTGCCTGAACCTGATCACAGTGGAAGACACCTGTCAAACAGAAAGGAGCGTCTGATAACGCTGACTGACTGCCCAGACCAAACAGGTATGTTTCCCAGGTCTTGCTTTCTTCATTTTTCTACGTCTATGCTGTGTGAAACGTGTGTTTCTTTAATGGAGGCACAACTTAGGTGAACCTAAATAAAGGCATTCTGCAGAGACGTACATTCAGCAGAAGTTATAGTCACTGTTAGGGTTTGTTGTCTGGGCAGTGATTTTGAATGCTGAAGTTAACTTCCAAGCTGTTTGTAATTCTATCTTCTGGTAATAGTTGTACTTCTGGTTACCTCCACTTGTAGGTTTGCCCGTAATGTAATTGCCTGTAAAGTTCCCCTGTTAACCACAGGATGTGCTGTCATAGTATTCCTGCATGACTTcatgttttccttttttatatGTGTAATTTTTTGTATACTGCAGGTTGTATATAAATATGTATTGTTTTATGggcttctgtaatgttaattgaaaTTGTAGGATATTGCAAAACTGTATAATTACGGATTacacacctgtgagacatataggTTATTACCTGTTAAATAATAATGGAGATGGAAAATGCTTtgggaggcaacagtggcaGACACAGTGGCACTCCTACTTTCCCACAAGCAACATAAAATAATTAGGGGAATATACAGATCGAGCAGGAAGCAAACAAAGGTCTCTTTAGGAGTCATTAACGGTCTGCATTGACCATTAACAGATTTGTAGAAGTCATTGAtggtttattggtttatttccaTCTCAGCAGCCTTCATTGGATGGAGTCATTTGTTTATGTATCATTTTACCAAAGTACAAACTCTGTTGCGTGATATTGCAGGTATGCAGTAGGTTTGTATAGATAGATTATATATAGGTAATATACCATGAGTATATGAGGAAATGGATGAAAAACACTGATATGGTTGATTCATAAACTGTGTAAGTAAACTAAAAGCAAATCCTGTATTTGAATGTGACTTTGCTTAAGTTGAAGGCCTCAGTGTTTCTTAAGAGGCCCTGCTGGTGTGCATGGGTAACCCCTTCTCCACTGCATGGAAAATGTGCATATCCCTGTGTGCGTAATGTCAGGATGGGGCAAGAGGGTGAATGCTGGGTGACTATCAGGGCAGGCATCCAAgaagggggtgtgtgtgtgtgagtgtgaataCTGGGGGCCAAGGCAGAGCTGGGGCTGAATGGAGCACCGCATTCCACCCGGTTTGCCTCCTGCTTGCACGTCGACTTTGACATGCCCAAATAATGCTTGTTTTGGAAACCGAACTCAGAGGAACTGTGTATGAATAAATAGAGAACCTCCAGAAAGCCCAGATAACTGAAGAAAGCGACAGGCGAACCTCTGTGGGCTTAATTTATTTACAGCATTAAATGTAGACACCTTTATACTCATACTGAACTTACAAGTGCAAGGAGCAGAGATCATCATCAGTACAGACAAAATTGGTAGACATGATAGAATTACTTATGGATGCTAATGTGGAAGAACGTAAAACATAGGAGTTCTACCATTCCCGTTAAAAAGGTCTGTTTCCCATATTTCATGTGCTTTAGAGTTTACACATAGTATTTCAATTGTCTACCAATGTGCCCATCTCTCCGATACAGGCATCACCATAACGAAGCTGATAACAGTACAGGCAGCCAACAAACATGTCGAAAGGTGAGTTTGTCGTTTAATAGCATCATAGTGGGTGACTTGCGGCGATCATGAAACTGAGCTGAAAGCTGTTTGCGTCTGAGTTTGAATGTGTAAAGATTTCGTCAAGAAATGCTTGCGGCATGATGGAACC
Encoded here:
- the cetn2 gene encoding uncharacterized protein cetn2 isoform X1; protein product: MATSAKKPSLGAMAPRKKAALKLELTEELKQEIREAFELFDTEGSGHIDVKELKVAMRALGFEPKKEEIKRMVSEVDKDGTGKIDFNDFLTVMTQKMAEKDSKEEILKAFRLFDDDETGKISFRNLKRVAKELGENLTDEELQPFTLPLMDLMVPFLQEMIDEADRDGDGEVNQQEFLRIMKKTSLY
- the nsdhl gene encoding sterol-4-alpha-carboxylate 3-dehydrogenase, decarboxylating isoform X1 encodes the protein MDICLTHTLLDERSPIQSADDGTTIDTWFIHAVCALYLVRVMATRIRPSSKRCTVIGGSGFLGRHLVEQLLVRGYIVSVFDIQQSYELPGVTFHLGDLCNKQALLPALQGVSLVFHCASPSPGSDDRSLFQRVNVDGTGTMLEACQEAGVQKVVLTSSASVVFEGTDIKDGKEVLPYAKKPIDCYTETKIQQEKLVLQACNEENGFLTVAIRPHGIFGPRDPQLVPILVETARQGKMKFIIGDGSNLVDFTFVENVVHGLILAAEHLRPKSPLCGRAYHITNDEPVQFWDFMSQVLVGLGYDAPRYHLPYWLVYGLALLLWLLALLLRPVVRLRLTFTPMRVALAGTHHYYSCTRAKQDMGYRPLVGLQEAIVRTVESYPHLRRGA
- the cetn2 gene encoding uncharacterized protein cetn2 isoform X2, encoding MATSAKKPSLGAMAPRKKAALKLELTEELKQEIREAFELFDTEGSGHIDVKELKVAMRALGFEPKKEEIKRMVSEVDKDGTGKIDFNDFLTVMTQKMAEKDSKEEILKAFRLFDDDETGKISFRNLKRVAKELGENLTDEELQEMIDEADRDGDGEVNQQEFLRIMKKTSLY
- the nsdhl gene encoding sterol-4-alpha-carboxylate 3-dehydrogenase, decarboxylating isoform X2, with product MATRIRPSSKRCTVIGGSGFLGRHLVEQLLVRGYIVSVFDIQQSYELPGVTFHLGDLCNKQALLPALQGVSLVFHCASPSPGSDDRSLFQRVNVDGTGTMLEACQEAGVQKVVLTSSASVVFEGTDIKDGKEVLPYAKKPIDCYTETKIQQEKLVLQACNEENGFLTVAIRPHGIFGPRDPQLVPILVETARQGKMKFIIGDGSNLVDFTFVENVVHGLILAAEHLRPKSPLCGRAYHITNDEPVQFWDFMSQVLVGLGYDAPRYHLPYWLVYGLALLLWLLALLLRPVVRLRLTFTPMRVALAGTHHYYSCTRAKQDMGYRPLVGLQEAIVRTVESYPHLRRGA